From the Limanda limanda chromosome 7, fLimLim1.1, whole genome shotgun sequence genome, the window ATCCATCCACAGGCGCGCAGTCCCAAAAGCTGGGGTGGGAGAAAGTGAGGAGGGACTGTGGGAGGTGgtagacaaaacacacagacacacacaggatcacacacacacacacaggatcacacacacacacacacacacacacacacacacacacacacacacacacacacacacacacacacacaggatctcacacacacacacacacactgacacacagacaggctcCAGCCGAGCGGGATCCAGGCTTGTTTACGCAGTGCCGGGCACAGAGGAGCACAGCCGGAGGAGCGcggagtggggggggagtgtgTCCGTCTGTCGGTGCGATGTCGGCGGCTACAGCTTCTGTGGCAGACGTGTCCAGGACCGAGGGAACACGCAGAGATGGAGGTCGACGCCAGAATAACTCAGGTAGGAcatgaaatacacacatttatacttGGGGACCAGTGCAGGTTTGTGCGTAAGGCGATGGTTTGTTTGGCACTTGTACTTATTCCGTTTCATAACACAATTATACGCCTGACTGAATATTCACGTATTCAAACACTGAGACCCCCATCATTACAACCTTTAATGAGTGTGTAATAGCAATCTCATATTTCTCTTATAATGCTCTTGTGCAATATTCATTTAGGGACAATGATTAATTTGACAGCAGCTCGATAACACACTCTCAAAAAGATTATTACTGCCTTCATGTATTTCAATTACATATTAAATGACCATGTTACTTCATTACACAAGTTCAATATATCAAGTTAGTGTGAATAAATCCAATAAATTCTGTGTTCAATGTATATATCTATGAATAAGTTTAACATTATTTAATCATATCATTCTCAAGCTATTTCATGTATTCACACTAACTCAACATTATAGTAATCACCTAACTAAAAGTAACctttaaaattgaatttgtgttttaaaaaaagttacatTGAATATAGAATATAATTGAAATACAGTCTTAGGTAGAATCATTTATTTGAGTGTCAATATAGAATGAGATGTCTCTTAGCGATCTGGTTACTGAGACATACACATTTAAtcaattattacattttcacatcCTGCAAACATGTATGCATGGTTTTGAAAGGCAGTCAGATTAGGGGACATATCTGTTTCTGGGTGATCAGGCTGattcaaaaagagaaaaaacaaagaggaaatgagaaagGGGCTCTTGGCTCCATGCACACAGCTGGACGcatctcacacgcacacacacttaacacagCCACACGCACATCAACACTCGGTTATGTAAAAGTGATGCTCTGTGCTTGTCGTTAATGGAGTGCGTCCTTGCATTACATAAACTTGAATATGGTGAGCTAATGCTAATGGCCTTCAGATTTATTCCAAACGAGACTTATTGAGTTTGGCCTATTGTCAACAGAAGCTGCAATTATTCTTTACAAGGAAATGTGcatgtctttctttctgtctttctttctgtctttctttctttctgtctttcattcTTTTTGGGAACCTATGTCTTCAATCTTTACATTCAGTCgacctttccttccttccttccttccttccttccttccttccttccttccttccttccttccttccttccttccttccttccttccttccttccttccttccttccttccttccttccttccttccttccttccttccttccttccttccttccttccttccttccttccttccttccttccttccttccttccttccttccttccttccttccttccttccttccttccttccttccttccttccttcatttcAGTAGACTGCATATAGAGATAAATGACATGTCTCCCCTTGCTCCCACTATCTCCAAACGAATCCAGAATTtgccgccatcttgtgcatttggagccagagtctgtgcagtttAGTGATCAATCGCTGtacaaccaatcacgagtctgtctcagctgtcGAACATGACGGCAGGTTTTAATGACCTATAGCCAACCACCAAttaagatgctttggcttcactgttgggagctgtcatgtcgccAAACTTTAAATACTGTCTATGTTCCATTCCTCCTTTCTATCCATGAAGCCTTGCACATGTTGCGTGATTGACTTGTGTTGATACACAACTGAGGCCTCTCAcgtttccttccttcctttcgtTCAGAGGAAAACTGCAACTCTCCCTATGTAAACAAGCTGGTTTGGATTTCGTTCCTGGACCCGATCACATTATCCTTCCCAGTTCTGCTGGAAATCACCGAATTGATGTCATCATGTTGATTTGCATTCCAACAGCTTGGGTCACGATGAAGTGGTGCTTGTGTTATGGAGTCCCGGTGCCAGACTGCTGAGACCTTCCCTCCTGGAATATGCTGAGCGCTGTGCTGTGCTCTACGATAACCGGTTGTCTAGCGTGACTCCAGATGGCCCGTGTGTTTCCAACCAGCCTTACAGGCGTTTTCTTGAATGATTTATCACATATCCTGCTCAGATAGTGTTAGAATTCTTTGCAGTACAGTGCCGGGGTTGTTacgaggaggtggggggggggggggcagtgttttGTCACGCAGTGTTGTTCATCTCTACAGGGGTtcagcgctgatggaagaattGTCTCATTCCACTCTCAATCCCATCTGCACGGCTCCAttcgttgttgttgttcataCCCTTCACCTTCAATTGTTGTGCTACATGAGTTGTACCAGTATTTTGTTACCATCAGCTTTTTACATTATAGGTCAGGCCCAGGCCCAGTGCAGACCCATGCCACTGCCTGCCCTGGGAACCCAGAAGATCATACAGGGCAATGGCACCAATGTGGGCACAGTCATATCGCTGCATTGCCCGGCCAAACACCGACTGGTGGGGAGAGAGCTAACGTGTGTCATGGACGTCAACAGCACCCACTGGGACGGAGAAAACTACTGTGCACGTAAGTAGAAATATATCAGCGTTAGTACAGCACAAAAATATAGGATTCTTTAATCTAGCGCTATCCAATTTATCCACCACTGAGAGCAGTCGACAGTGCAAGcaacattcacccattcacacacacgatCAAAGCGATACTATGCTCCGCTTCTTCCATCACACACTATCAGGGGAAATTTTTTTGCATGAGGACTGCAGGAGTTGGGGATTGAACtatgaccttctggttagtgggagaacccgctctacctcctgatcCACAACCTGTATAACTCAcattgtggggacctaaatctgttttcaCATGGGCACAAAAAGCAATTTCCCATAGAGTAAATCATTCAATTGTCAAGGTAACAACATTTTTTAAGGTTAAAACAAGGGTTTCGGCAAGTCGTGGTTATGGTTCGCATCGGCCTCATGCGTGGAAATGAATTTAATTCAATGGAGTCATGGAGCTTCGactcagtgtgtgagagagattcAATGTTTCAAATGCTTGCGCAGAACTGCAGTAGCTCATTCTGAATATATATCAAACATTATTTGACAGGCATTGTGGCTGTGGCCAATGTTACAGGAAGACCCTTAAGGTAGTCGGCAATAATTAATAATCTAAATTATTTGCTGCTCGGGGATAAAGCTCATTTAAGGAGAATACTCTAACGCAGGTAGAGGGGACTCATTTCAAGCAAGTgcattgttattgttgtgatgGGAAAAGAGAGAGCAGGATCAGAACCAGTTGTTacgagagggagaggaagctgTCTGATGTTTAATTTATAGTTCATTTTCCATCCCATCATGCAACCAGGGCACTGTTTTGCAACATGATTTGATTTTAGTTATCTAATACACGCAAATAAAGTCAGCCTTCCTCTCTGTCACTCCAGCTCTGGCTCCCTACGAGGGCCATGGTTTCCGTGTGGCCGTGATGGCGTCCATTGTGAGCTCGGCCATTATCCTCCTCATGTCCATGGCCTTCCTCACCTGCTGCTTGCTCGACTGCATCAAGGAGGACAAAAGGAAAAAGCAGGAGacgtgagtgagagaggatggaggaaatACTCAGCTTGTATACTCAAAAGTATCAATACGAAAATGTAGAAGTACTCTATTACAAGTAAAGGTCCTCCATGGAAAATCCTACTCATGcctcttcatttatttatgcagTAAATATAATGCAAAGACTCAAGTCCAAGTCAAGTAAATCATCATAAGAAATACTGTCAGGAAggtttcaagtgttttttttttacagtgagtCAGAAACGTGGCAATGGGAGGAGCCGACTCAACACCAGGGGGACAACAGGTCTCACTACAGCCACAAAGgcaggaacaacaacaacaactcccaGGAGAAGACGCTCTCTCTCTGGGACTCTCACAACCCAGCCGGGTGTGACAACATGCAGGCCTGCAGGTGAGACACGGGCTGACTTgggacggaggggggggggtaagacGTCCCTGATGACATCCAGACGAGCAGaatcatagacatatataagactagatgtctcgttcgacaaagccggacgtcaccacatggcggccatcttgccagaggttgctagCTCACccatgtagatatgacactgcatacttatgaataattatgttatttatttattttttaattaatgatttatgcagtgtcataactcatctctgacatttataacaaaccagaccgtttcaaaatcggttgaaaattgagcaagttatggttatttaccactaccaacacaatgttatgggtgagcgagcaacctctggcaagatggccgccatgtggtgacatccggctccgttggccggcaacgccatatgggcaacgcagacgagacatctagtctttattcATATCTATGAGCAGAATCACTAAAAAAACATCCTCCTGTCTTTCCCTCCACAGATGTCATCAGGAGTACAGCTACGGACTCGTCTGCACATATGGCCACACTGCTCCGCTCGCTGCTCTGCCCGGGCACGGCTACGACCAGCCTCTTTTACCACGGAATCCAGAACCTGTGCAGATCTCCGGTCCACCCCAGTACCCTGGACCTCCTGCCGCCTCCTTTCAAACTGCGAGGCCTGGTGTGGTGTGGCAGTACGGGAGACAGGAAAGCAGCTCTGCACCTGCAGAGGAGAGCCACACTAGGAATTTAAACCCTGCCAAAGACTTCTCCATAAGGATTATATCAGTGTGAGGACATGTTGCACAGGAGGTGAATGTCGTTTAATGACCAAATATGTACATCAGTGTTATCAATGAGGACTATTGGAAGTGATAACTCAACATTTATGTGTGAACTTCTACAGT encodes:
- the LOC133005382 gene encoding sushi domain-containing protein 3; this translates as MSAATASVADVSRTEGTRRDGGRRQNNSGQAQAQCRPMPLPALGTQKIIQGNGTNVGTVISLHCPAKHRLVGRELTCVMDVNSTHWDGENYCAPLAPYEGHGFRVAVMASIVSSAIILLMSMAFLTCCLLDCIKEDKRKKQETESETWQWEEPTQHQGDNRSHYSHKGRNNNNNSQEKTLSLWDSHNPAGCDNMQACRCHQEYSYGLVCTYGHTAPLAALPGHGYDQPLLPRNPEPVQISGPPQYPGPPAASFQTARPGVVWQYGRQESSSAPAEESHTRNLNPAKDFSIRIISV